In one Macaca nemestrina isolate mMacNem1 chromosome 2, mMacNem.hap1, whole genome shotgun sequence genomic region, the following are encoded:
- the LOC105478788 gene encoding tubulin beta-8 chain-like, whose protein sequence is MRGWGRWARGYFSVGRGRAGSLRVCSSSSRLSCRPDPALAMREIVLTQAGQCGNQIGAKFWEVISDEHAIDSAGTYHGDSRLQLERIDVYYNEACGGRYVPRAVLVDLEPGTLDSVRSGPFGQIFRPDSFIFGQCGAGNNWAKGHYTEGAELMESVMDVVRKEAESCDCLQGFQLTHSLGGGTGSGMGSLLLSKIREEYPDRIINTFSILPSPRVSDTVVEPYNATLSVHQLIENADETFCIDNEALYDICSRTLKLPTPTYGDLNHLVSATMSGVTTCLRFPGQLNADLRKLAVNMVPFPRLHFFMPGFAPLTSRGSQQYRALTVAELTQQMFDARNMMAACDPRHGRYLTAAAIFRGRMPMREVDEQMFNIQNKNSSYFADWLPHNVKTAVCDIPPRGLKMSATFIGNNTAIQELFKRVSEQFTAMFRRKAFLHWYTGEGMDEMEFTEAESNMNDLVSEYQQYQDATAEEEEFEEYAEEEEEA, encoded by the exons AtgcgaggctgggggaggtgggcgcGGGGCTATTTCAGCGTTGGCAGAGGGCGGGCTGGATCACTGCGCGTCTGCTCCTCCTCCTCGCGTCTCTCCTGCCGCCCTGATCCCGCCTTAGCCATGCGGGAGATCGTGCTCACGCAGGCCGGGCAGTGCGGGAACCAGATCGGCGCCAAG TTCTGGGAGGTGATCTCTGATGAACACGCCATCGACTCCGCGGGCACCTACCACGGGGACAGCCGCCTGCAGCTGGAGCGCATCGACGTGTACTACAACGAGGCCTGCG GTGGCAGGTACGTGCCCCGCGCTGTGCTGGTGGATCTGGAGCCGGGCACCCTGGACTCTGTGCGCTCGGGGCCTTTCGGGCAGATCTTCAGGCCGGACAGCTTCATCTTTG GTCAGTGTGGGGCCGGAAACAACTGGGCCAAGGGGCACTACACAGAAGGCGCGGAGCTGATGGAGTCAGTGATGGACGTTGTCAGAAAGGAGGCTGAGAGCTGTGACTGCCTGCAGGGTTTCCAGCTGACCCACTCCCTAGGTGGGGGGACAGGGTCTGGGATGGGTTCCCTTCTGCTCAGTAAGATCCGGGAGGAGTACCCAGACAGGATCATAAACACATTCAGCATCCTGCCCTCGCCCAGGGTGTCAGACACGGTGGTGGAGCCCTACAACGCCACCCTCTCCGTCCACCAGCTCATAGAAAATGCAGACGAGACCTTCTGTATAGACAACGAAGCGTTATACGACATCTGTTCCAGGACCCTGAAACTGCCCACGCCCACCTACGGTGACCTGAACCACCTGGTGTCTGCCACCATGAGCGGGGTCACCACGTGCCTGCGCTTCCCAGGCCAGCTGAATGCTGACCTGCGGAAGCTGGCCGTGAACATGGTCCCGTTTCCCCGGCTGCATTTCTTCATGCCCGGCTTTGCCCCACTGACCAGCCGGGGCAGCCAGCAGTACCGGGCCCTGACGGTGGCTGAGCTTACGCAGCAGATGTTTGATGCTAGGAATATGATGGCAGCTTGTGACCCCCGTCATGGCCGCTATCTAACGGCGGCTGCCATTTTCAGGGGTCGCATGCCCATGAGGGAGGTGGATGAACAGATGTTCAACATTCAAAATAAGAACAGCAGCTACTTTGCTGACTGGCTCCCCCACAATGTCAAAACAGCCGTCTGTGACATCCCACCCCGGGGGCTAAAAATGTCAGCCACCTTCATTGGGAACAACACGGCCATCCAGGAGCTCTTCAAGCGTGTCTCAGAGCAGTTTACAGCAATGTTCCGGCGCAAGGCCTTCCTCCATTGGTATACCGGCGAGGGGATGGATGAGATGGAATTTACGGAGGCGGAGAGCAACATGAACGACCTGGTTTCTGAGTATCAACAGTATCAGGATGCCACAGCTGAGGAGGAGGAGTTTGAGGAAtatgctgaggaggaggaggaggcctaG